Proteins encoded together in one Triticum dicoccoides isolate Atlit2015 ecotype Zavitan chromosome 7B, WEW_v2.0, whole genome shotgun sequence window:
- the LOC119341434 gene encoding uncharacterized protein LOC119341434, with the protein MAFLEPMSAANGTGSGDSDATSTASSPPASLRLRHPEQEVPGRRPDYGLPRPATTLTVAPPWSSKLTPKHGPPSSPDRSSDLPSLQKVILAPWVVSCIGTLFNFTLICILVVSWISIIFEYAVLMDRKNNACHSDNLVFTRLRRLA; encoded by the exons ATGGCATTCTTGGAGCCCATGTCCGCTGCCAACGGCACCGGATCTGGTGACAGCGACGCCACATCCACGGCCTCATCTCCGCCGGCCAGTCTGCGTCTCCGACATCCCGAGCAAGAGGTGCCTGGCCGGCGACCTGACTACGGGCTCCCACGACCGGCAACGACTCTGACGGTGGCACCTCCGTGGAGCAGCAAACTGACCCCCAAGCACGGACCACCTTCCTCTCCAGATCGCAGCAGTGACTTGCCTTCTCTGCAG AAGGTTATATTGGCTCCGTGGGTAGTTTCATGTATTGGGACGCTCTTCAACTTTACGCTCATTTGCATTCTTGTAGTCTCATGGATTTCTATAATATTTGAATACGCAGTGCTGATGGACAGGAAGAACAATGCCTGTCATTCAG ATAATTTGGTGTTCACTCGCTTGCGGAGATTGGCATAG